Proteins encoded by one window of Shewanella avicenniae:
- a CDS encoding type II secretion system protein N, which translates to MILKIFAKVVIAVLLYLVFLLVLLPARVVVALAPLPQGVAISGVSGSVWQGRADTVVADGRQFDQLQWQLSPWGLLSGRANVDFQLGNASAEVSGKGALSIGSSDIKVSGLKMDAPVSFLVGKQRLPFKTVARGDVSVFVQQFVQGSPWCEQLEGKAFLNSIGITNQFGQYPLGDIELSLQCVNGQIQLATDDEKNKLGIAGTLQLQDQMRYQLNGRMKLTAEQPADLQKALPLLGKADNNGFYPLKFSGKL; encoded by the coding sequence GTGATTTTGAAGATATTTGCCAAGGTCGTTATCGCAGTTTTGCTCTATCTGGTGTTTTTGCTGGTGTTGTTGCCCGCACGAGTGGTGGTGGCATTGGCGCCATTGCCCCAAGGTGTGGCGATTTCGGGGGTGAGTGGCAGTGTTTGGCAAGGCCGCGCTGACACTGTGGTTGCGGATGGTCGACAATTCGATCAGTTGCAATGGCAGTTAAGCCCATGGGGATTGCTGTCTGGCCGCGCCAATGTTGACTTTCAACTGGGTAATGCCAGCGCTGAGGTTAGCGGCAAAGGTGCGCTCAGTATTGGTAGCAGTGATATCAAGGTCAGCGGGTTAAAAATGGATGCGCCGGTGTCATTTTTGGTGGGCAAGCAGCGCTTACCTTTTAAAACCGTTGCCCGTGGTGATGTCAGTGTGTTTGTGCAACAGTTTGTGCAAGGTTCACCTTGGTGTGAGCAGCTTGAGGGCAAAGCCTTTCTCAACAGTATCGGTATTACCAATCAGTTTGGGCAGTATCCGTTAGGCGATATTGAGCTGTCGTTGCAGTGCGTCAACGGTCAAATCCAGTTAGCCACTGATGATGAAAAGAACAAGCTGGGCATTGCGGGCACGTTGCAGTTGCAAGATCAGATGCGTTACCAACTCAATGGCCGAATGAAGCTCACTGCCGAGCAACCTGCGGATCTGCAAAAAGCCTTACCTCTGCTTGGAAAAGCCGATAATAACGGCTTCTACCCACTGAAATTTAGCGGCAAACTCTAA
- the nudE gene encoding ADP compounds hydrolase NudE, with translation MNKRQQKPDILHREIVAKSRLFQIEQVHLRFANQQERVYERMKGNNRGAVMVVPVHGAHLLLGSEYAAGTDNYELGFPKGLIDPGETALEAANRELQEEIGFASRKLTHLKELSLAPGYFASKMQIFLAEDLFESQLEGDEPEPIQMVQWELSRWQELLVEPDFSESRSVSALFLAIKQLKLNE, from the coding sequence ATGAATAAGCGGCAACAAAAACCTGATATTTTGCATCGCGAAATCGTTGCTAAGAGCCGGTTATTTCAGATTGAGCAAGTGCATCTGCGCTTTGCCAATCAGCAAGAGCGGGTATATGAGCGGATGAAAGGCAACAACCGTGGTGCTGTGATGGTTGTGCCAGTGCACGGTGCGCATTTGTTGCTCGGTAGTGAATATGCAGCAGGGACTGACAATTACGAACTCGGCTTTCCCAAGGGGCTAATTGATCCCGGTGAAACTGCCTTGGAAGCCGCAAATCGTGAGTTACAGGAAGAGATTGGCTTTGCCAGTCGTAAGCTGACCCATCTGAAAGAGCTAAGCTTAGCGCCGGGTTACTTTGCTTCTAAGATGCAGATTTTTCTGGCGGAAGATCTGTTCGAAAGCCAGCTTGAAGGTGATGAACCTGAGCCGATTCAAATGGTGCAATGGGAATTAAGCCGTTGGCAAGAGCTGCTGGTTGAGCCGGATTTTTCCGAATCACGTAGTGTCAGCGCCTTGTTTTTAGCCATTAAACAACTCAAACTTAACGAGTAA
- the mnmH gene encoding tRNA 2-selenouridine(34) synthase MnmH, which produces MTKVTYPASDYNALFIEDRPLVDLRAPIEFTKGAFPTSHNLPLMTDRERELVGTCYKEQGPDAALTLGHQLVQGVTKQQRVDAWLSFFNAHPNGLFYCFRGGQRSQISQQWLKDAGIEIPYIAGGYKAMRQHLINVIDHAPQQQNMLVLSGITGSGKTEFLAARKEAVDLEGSANHRGSSFGKKTTPQPTQINFENQLAVALLKHQQRSPHLLLLEDESYLIGRNAIPKDFYAGMQQANVIVLETTFEQRLQRLRHEYVDIMLTDFIRRDGERAGLSAFTDYLHQSINSIRKRLGHQNADELIAMIDAAINEQVQRNNPQLHLEWIGMLLTKYYDPMYEYQLAKKSARVVFRGNQLALNQWLDQRQPQA; this is translated from the coding sequence ATGACCAAAGTGACTTACCCCGCATCGGATTACAATGCGCTGTTTATTGAAGATCGGCCGCTGGTCGATCTGCGTGCCCCCATTGAATTTACCAAAGGCGCTTTTCCTACCAGCCACAACCTGCCGCTAATGACCGACCGTGAACGCGAGTTAGTAGGCACTTGCTATAAAGAGCAAGGCCCTGACGCCGCCTTAACCCTTGGCCATCAATTGGTGCAAGGTGTGACCAAGCAGCAACGGGTTGACGCTTGGCTAAGCTTTTTTAACGCGCATCCTAACGGATTATTTTACTGTTTCCGTGGCGGTCAAAGATCGCAAATCTCGCAGCAATGGCTAAAAGATGCGGGCATAGAAATCCCCTATATCGCTGGCGGCTACAAGGCGATGCGGCAGCATTTAATCAATGTCATCGACCACGCGCCACAGCAGCAAAACATGCTGGTGCTGTCAGGTATTACCGGTTCAGGTAAGACTGAGTTTCTCGCCGCACGTAAGGAAGCAGTTGATTTGGAAGGCTCAGCTAATCATCGGGGCTCTAGTTTTGGTAAGAAGACCACGCCACAGCCGACCCAAATTAACTTTGAAAACCAATTGGCAGTTGCATTGTTAAAACATCAGCAACGCAGCCCGCATCTGCTATTGCTTGAAGATGAAAGCTATCTGATCGGCCGTAATGCCATCCCTAAAGATTTCTATGCTGGAATGCAACAAGCCAATGTGATCGTGCTCGAAACCACGTTCGAGCAACGCCTGCAGCGACTTCGCCACGAATATGTGGATATTATGCTGACGGATTTTATCCGCCGCGATGGTGAACGAGCGGGTTTGAGCGCCTTTACTGACTATCTGCACCAGAGTATTAACAGCATTCGTAAACGACTCGGTCATCAAAATGCGGATGAGCTTATCGCCATGATTGATGCCGCAATTAATGAGCAGGTGCAGCGCAATAATCCGCAACTGCATTTAGAGTGGATTGGCATGTTGCTGACCAAATACTACGATCCGATGTATGAGTATCAGTTAGCCAAGAAAAGTGCACGAGTGGTATTTCGCGGTAATCAACTGGCGCTGAATCAATGGTTAGATCAGCGCCAGCCGCAAGCGTGA
- the selD gene encoding selenide, water dikinase SelD, translated as MSQDPIKLTEYSHGAGCGCKISPKVLTTILASQLPEFVDPNLLVGNHSRDDAAVYKLDDHTGIISTTDFFMPIVDDPFTFGRIAATNAISDVYAMGGKPIMAIAILGWPINKLSAEVAQQVVDGGRQACADAGIMLAGGHSIDAPEPIFGLAVTGTVALEHLKQNDTAKAGDKLYLTKPLGIGILTTAQKQKKLADADVLIAPEAMCQLNKVGADVAKIAGVHAMTDVTGFGLAGHLLEMCQGSNLSATVDVAALPLLPKARDYLALGCIPGGTQRNFDSYGEHLPELTEEQKALLCDPQTSGGLLIAVAPEAEASLVDTLCSAGIAPIVVGELTARGPQWINL; from the coding sequence ATGTCGCAAGATCCTATCAAGCTGACCGAATACAGCCATGGCGCTGGTTGCGGTTGCAAAATCTCGCCTAAAGTTTTGACCACTATTTTGGCGTCCCAGTTACCGGAATTTGTAGATCCCAACTTATTAGTGGGCAACCACAGTCGTGATGATGCCGCGGTTTATAAACTCGATGATCACACCGGCATCATCAGCACCACCGACTTCTTCATGCCGATTGTGGATGATCCGTTTACCTTTGGCCGCATCGCCGCCACCAATGCCATCAGCGATGTTTACGCCATGGGTGGTAAGCCAATTATGGCAATTGCAATTCTGGGCTGGCCGATTAACAAGTTGTCGGCCGAAGTTGCGCAGCAAGTGGTTGATGGCGGCCGCCAAGCCTGTGCTGACGCCGGCATTATGCTCGCCGGCGGCCATAGTATTGATGCGCCGGAGCCAATCTTCGGCCTGGCAGTGACCGGTACAGTAGCGCTGGAACACCTCAAACAAAACGATACCGCAAAGGCTGGAGACAAGCTGTATCTCACCAAGCCGTTGGGCATCGGTATTCTGACCACGGCGCAGAAACAGAAAAAGCTGGCTGATGCAGATGTGCTGATTGCCCCAGAGGCCATGTGTCAGTTGAACAAAGTCGGTGCCGACGTCGCTAAAATTGCTGGCGTGCATGCCATGACCGATGTGACCGGTTTTGGTTTAGCCGGCCACTTATTAGAGATGTGCCAAGGTTCGAATCTCAGTGCTACTGTTGATGTGGCTGCATTACCATTGCTGCCCAAAGCGCGCGATTATTTGGCTCTCGGGTGTATTCCAGGTGGTACTCAGCGTAATTTTGATAGCTACGGCGAGCATCTCCCTGAGCTGACCGAAGAGCAAAAGGCCTTGTTATGTGATCCGCAAACCAGTGGCGGCTTGTTGATTGCCGTGGCACCAGAGGCAGAAGCGAGCTTAGTGGATACCCTCTGTTCAGCCGGCATTGCGCCGATTGTGGTGGGTGAACTGACCGCACGCGGCCCGCAGTGGATTAACCTGTAA
- the gspK gene encoding type II secretion system minor pseudopilin GspK, protein MRSKQRGVALIMVLLIVAIIAVLATTISGRNQLSVRRTINLAMYDQAYWYALSAEELARKVLKQDLDDSEGRVHLQQYWALANVVLPAESGQIGGQLSDLRSCFNLNALAQDGPKPQNGQAETMSLAGRQFAALLESLGVDDFSAEQLVYRIKDYLDEDSDVSSLGAEDAEYESRKVPYRAANTLMNDRSELRAVLGVPKELYQQLQPYICVIPGNNSQVLNVNTVKPEQAALLAAMLLNKVSVNEAENIIEQRSANGYDKIEDFWEQGSLTTIAQQDDQLKSSMSINSKFFKLEAAAQVDDALFRLDSVLHVIGGNKLEVLTRQYGGQD, encoded by the coding sequence ATGCGTAGCAAGCAACGCGGTGTCGCGCTCATCATGGTTTTGCTGATTGTGGCCATTATTGCGGTGCTGGCCACGACAATTAGCGGCCGTAATCAGCTGTCGGTGCGACGCACAATCAATCTGGCGATGTACGACCAAGCCTATTGGTATGCACTCTCGGCAGAAGAGTTAGCCCGTAAAGTGTTAAAGCAAGATTTGGACGACTCCGAAGGGCGGGTGCATCTGCAGCAATATTGGGCGTTAGCTAACGTGGTATTGCCAGCCGAGTCAGGCCAGATTGGCGGGCAGTTATCGGATCTGCGCAGCTGTTTTAATCTAAATGCCTTGGCGCAAGATGGGCCTAAGCCCCAAAACGGCCAAGCAGAAACAATGTCGTTGGCGGGGCGCCAATTTGCCGCGCTGCTCGAATCGCTAGGCGTGGATGATTTTTCTGCCGAGCAGCTGGTTTATCGCATAAAAGATTATCTTGATGAAGACAGTGATGTAAGTTCACTCGGGGCAGAAGACGCAGAATATGAGTCGCGCAAAGTGCCATATCGCGCAGCCAATACGTTAATGAATGACCGCAGTGAATTGCGGGCGGTGTTAGGGGTTCCCAAAGAGCTGTATCAGCAGTTACAGCCCTATATTTGTGTCATCCCCGGTAACAATTCGCAGGTACTGAATGTCAATACCGTCAAGCCTGAGCAAGCGGCGTTATTGGCGGCGATGTTACTCAACAAGGTGTCGGTGAATGAAGCCGAAAACATTATTGAGCAGCGTAGTGCCAACGGTTACGACAAGATAGAAGATTTTTGGGAGCAAGGCTCACTGACGACAATCGCTCAGCAAGATGATCAACTGAAATCTAGCATGTCGATTAACAGTAAGTTTTTTAAGCTCGAAGCTGCGGCGCAAGTTGACGATGCGCTGTTCCGCTTAGACAGCGTGTTGCACGTGATTGGTGGCAACAAGTTGGAAGTGTTAACCCGTCAGTATGGCGGACAAGATTAA
- the yrfG gene encoding GMP/IMP nucleotidase, which translates to MFPWAQIDTVLLDMDGTLLDLHFDNHFWLTLVPETLSRLRNISTSAAMNMVRDAYEQVEGTLNWYCLDYWAQELQLDIMGMHRSISDKIKLRDDTIPFLDALAEQGKKRILLTNAHPLGLALKLEHTPLASHLDAILSSHQLGVPKESAHFWEQVFELYQLQPQHCLFVDDNEHILQAAKQAGVGYLLGVNNPDSQRPHKQFEQFAATADYLTLLPELTSSKADAGR; encoded by the coding sequence ATGTTTCCCTGGGCACAAATTGACACCGTGTTACTCGATATGGATGGCACCTTGTTGGATTTGCACTTTGATAATCATTTCTGGCTAACGTTGGTGCCCGAGACATTAAGCCGCCTGCGCAACATCAGTACCAGCGCCGCGATGAACATGGTGCGTGACGCCTATGAACAAGTCGAAGGCACGCTGAACTGGTACTGCTTAGATTATTGGGCGCAGGAGTTGCAGCTGGATATTATGGGCATGCACCGCAGTATCAGCGATAAAATCAAGCTGCGAGATGACACCATTCCCTTTCTTGATGCACTGGCTGAACAAGGCAAAAAGCGCATCCTGTTGACCAATGCCCACCCGTTGGGTTTAGCGTTAAAACTGGAGCATACGCCGTTGGCATCTCATCTTGATGCGATTTTATCGAGCCATCAACTTGGGGTACCGAAAGAATCAGCGCATTTTTGGGAGCAAGTATTTGAGTTGTATCAGCTACAGCCGCAACATTGTTTGTTTGTGGACGACAACGAACATATTTTGCAGGCCGCCAAACAAGCAGGCGTTGGCTATTTACTTGGTGTGAATAATCCCGACAGCCAGCGCCCACATAAGCAGTTTGAACAATTTGCCGCGACAGCGGATTACTTAACCTTGCTACCGGAATTAACCAGCAGCAAGGCAGATGCGGGCCGTTAG
- the cysQ gene encoding 3'(2'),5'-bisphosphate nucleotidase CysQ, which translates to MNPEALIDQAISIATQAGKLIREIYQQGSFEREIKDDNTPVTSADIASHQLIVERLQQLTPDVPILSEEDADIPLAQRQQWPRYWLVDPLDGTGEFIAGSNDFSVIIALVENHRPVMGIVYVPMTEVCYFALAGKGAYKQINGSISRIQSKQLSTATEQHLRLAVSRRQDPKKVLGLFQHSTQCELVVLGGAALKSCLVAEGEADCYVRVGPTGEWDTGAAQIIIEEAGGQLLDIELQPLTYNERDSLLNPDFIVLGSPNLQWHKILNAS; encoded by the coding sequence ATGAATCCAGAAGCGTTGATAGATCAGGCTATTTCCATTGCAACCCAAGCGGGAAAATTGATTCGTGAGATCTACCAACAGGGCAGTTTTGAGCGTGAAATAAAGGACGACAATACGCCGGTGACCTCTGCGGATATCGCATCACATCAACTGATTGTTGAGCGGCTGCAGCAACTCACGCCCGATGTGCCAATCCTCTCTGAAGAAGACGCCGATATCCCACTGGCACAACGGCAACAGTGGCCGCGCTATTGGTTGGTTGACCCCCTTGATGGCACTGGTGAGTTTATTGCGGGGAGTAATGATTTCTCGGTGATCATCGCGCTGGTTGAAAACCATCGTCCGGTCATGGGCATTGTCTATGTGCCGATGACCGAAGTTTGCTATTTTGCGCTGGCGGGTAAAGGTGCATACAAGCAGATTAATGGCAGCATCAGCCGCATTCAAAGCAAACAACTGTCTACGGCGACTGAGCAGCATCTGCGCTTGGCGGTGAGTCGTCGTCAAGATCCGAAAAAGGTGCTGGGATTATTTCAGCATTCCACTCAATGTGAACTGGTTGTCCTCGGTGGCGCGGCATTAAAAAGTTGTTTGGTTGCCGAAGGGGAAGCAGACTGCTACGTGCGGGTTGGCCCTACCGGCGAATGGGACACAGGTGCCGCGCAAATCATTATTGAGGAAGCCGGTGGGCAACTGCTGGATATCGAGTTGCAGCCGCTCACCTATAACGAACGCGACAGTTTGTTAAATCCCGACTTTATCGTTCTGGGATCGCCCAATCTGCAATGGCATAAAATTCTCAACGCCAGCTAA
- the gspL gene encoding type II secretion system protein GspL — translation MSERLFIRLGSNSSEPCSWLVWSEQEQEIIASGELADASALQTLSERAGNRPVDVLVPSDVVRLTQVNLPEKGQRQALKALPFLLEESLAQNIDELHFVPGAREGDVLNVAIVAHEQLDQWLAWLTDAGLTARKLVPDCLAVPLAGCQWGLLQVGEQYLLRTGEGSGIAVGKDWLALMLPELLSSVEGKPSVACYTEFTDEQLDCQLQPLDLPMLVLAKGHLQSSLNLLTGQYKPRKQYNGQLQPWKKVAAIAVVALLLGLANKGLGIYRYNSEAADLKAQSEAIYRQVAGNSRIVNLRSQLDSSLRALQGSGSGAELFNMLQQLEQPFKQVPELAPESLRFDGSRGELRMQVSAKSYEQIDKFRQLAAANFTIDAGAMNNNDGAVTSTLTLRSK, via the coding sequence GTGAGTGAACGCTTATTTATCCGTTTGGGCAGCAACAGCAGCGAACCCTGCAGTTGGCTGGTGTGGTCCGAACAGGAACAGGAGATCATTGCTTCTGGTGAACTGGCAGATGCAAGCGCTCTGCAGACGCTGAGTGAACGCGCTGGAAATCGTCCGGTTGACGTGTTGGTGCCCAGCGATGTGGTGCGCTTAACACAGGTTAATCTGCCTGAAAAAGGTCAGCGCCAAGCATTGAAAGCGCTGCCATTTTTGCTGGAAGAATCGTTAGCGCAGAACATTGATGAGCTGCATTTTGTGCCGGGTGCCCGCGAAGGTGACGTACTGAATGTGGCCATTGTGGCGCATGAACAGCTGGATCAATGGTTGGCTTGGCTAACGGATGCCGGTTTAACTGCGCGCAAATTAGTGCCTGATTGTTTGGCCGTGCCTTTGGCGGGTTGCCAATGGGGCTTACTGCAGGTTGGAGAGCAGTATCTGCTGCGCACTGGTGAAGGCAGCGGTATTGCTGTGGGTAAAGATTGGCTGGCGCTGATGTTGCCTGAGTTATTGAGCTCCGTGGAAGGTAAGCCGAGTGTGGCCTGCTACACCGAATTTACCGATGAGCAGCTCGATTGCCAGCTGCAGCCGTTAGATTTGCCAATGCTGGTATTGGCCAAAGGCCATCTGCAATCTTCGCTGAACTTGTTAACCGGCCAATACAAGCCGCGCAAACAATATAACGGCCAGTTGCAACCGTGGAAAAAGGTTGCAGCAATCGCGGTGGTGGCATTGTTGTTAGGCTTAGCCAACAAAGGATTGGGCATCTATCGCTACAACAGTGAAGCCGCCGATCTGAAAGCCCAAAGTGAAGCCATCTATCGTCAAGTTGCCGGTAACAGCCGTATCGTCAATCTGCGTTCTCAGCTGGATAGCAGTTTGCGTGCATTGCAGGGCAGTGGTAGCGGTGCCGAGCTGTTCAACATGCTGCAACAGCTGGAGCAACCGTTTAAGCAGGTGCCTGAATTAGCGCCTGAATCTCTGCGGTTTGATGGCAGTCGTGGAGAACTGCGGATGCAGGTGTCAGCCAAGTCCTACGAACAGATTGATAAATTCCGTCAACTCGCTGCAGCCAATTTTACGATTGATGCAGGGGCGATGAACAACAATGATGGTGCCGTGACCAGTACGCTGACCTTGAGGAGTAAGTAA
- a CDS encoding type II secretion system protein M: MENLRHWWGNLAQREQQLVAVMGVVVAVCILYWGIWTPVSNAEQQALLQRDAQANMLSYVKQTASKIAALKKSGANARATNSGSLSTLVTQSAGRFGLTITRMQPQGNKIQVWMDDVPFEALLSCLDDLVQQQGLSLDNLDVAVSDAPGMVQVRRIQFSQS; this comes from the coding sequence ATGGAAAATTTGCGTCACTGGTGGGGGAACTTAGCACAGCGTGAGCAGCAGTTAGTGGCAGTGATGGGCGTTGTGGTGGCCGTTTGTATTCTGTACTGGGGGATTTGGACGCCAGTCAGTAATGCCGAACAACAGGCGCTGCTGCAGCGCGATGCCCAAGCCAATATGCTGAGTTACGTGAAGCAAACCGCCAGCAAAATTGCGGCACTGAAAAAATCGGGTGCCAATGCGCGCGCAACGAACTCCGGCAGTTTAAGTACCTTGGTAACCCAAAGTGCGGGTCGTTTTGGCCTCACCATCACTCGCATGCAGCCGCAAGGCAATAAAATTCAAGTATGGATGGATGATGTGCCCTTTGAAGCGCTGCTGTCGTGCCTCGATGATTTAGTGCAGCAGCAAGGGTTATCGCTCGACAATCTGGATGTGGCCGTAAGTGATGCGCCGGGCATGGTGCAGGTTCGCCGCATCCAATTCTCTCAGTCTTAA
- a CDS encoding fatty acid desaturase, whose amino-acid sequence MNKPRILWLNVIFFTLTFSGAVIWVPWHGVVNGFDAIEWFTFFILVFASGMSITGGYHRLWSHKAYKAHPFVRFMYVLGGALAFQNSALHWASDHRVHHKHVDDNDKDPYSANKGFWFSHIGWMLREYQPERYSDYQNARDLQNDPIVMWQHKYYLWLALAMNVGLPTLLGWLNGDVMSMLLLAGLLRLVLVHHCTFFINSLAHVWGSQPYTDRNTARDNGFLAILTYGEGYHNFHHIFEHDYRNGIRWWHYDPTKWMINGFAAVGLATELRQVPEEKIEAAKLQMQLKQTQKKLARMPNAEQLMSQLQHEYEQLKQHLADYYRVKKAALEAKGQQLKEQDLHQQAALLRQKFYQQLKRWQQFTAQIA is encoded by the coding sequence ATGAACAAACCACGAATTCTATGGCTTAATGTCATTTTCTTCACTTTGACCTTTTCTGGCGCCGTGATTTGGGTACCTTGGCATGGTGTAGTCAACGGATTTGACGCAATAGAATGGTTCACTTTTTTTATTTTGGTATTTGCTTCAGGCATGTCGATTACTGGCGGCTACCATCGCTTATGGTCTCATAAGGCCTACAAAGCCCACCCATTTGTGCGGTTTATGTATGTGCTGGGTGGGGCTTTAGCATTTCAAAACAGTGCCTTGCATTGGGCATCCGACCATCGAGTACACCATAAGCATGTTGACGATAATGACAAAGACCCTTATTCAGCGAACAAGGGTTTCTGGTTTAGTCATATCGGCTGGATGTTGCGTGAGTATCAGCCTGAGCGTTATAGCGATTATCAAAATGCCCGCGATCTGCAAAATGACCCGATTGTGATGTGGCAACACAAATATTATTTGTGGTTAGCACTGGCAATGAACGTGGGGTTACCCACGTTGCTTGGCTGGTTGAATGGCGACGTGATGTCGATGCTGTTATTGGCAGGCTTGCTGCGTTTGGTGTTAGTGCATCACTGTACTTTCTTTATTAACTCGCTGGCTCATGTCTGGGGTTCGCAGCCTTACACAGATAGGAATACCGCCCGTGATAACGGCTTTTTAGCGATTCTGACTTATGGTGAGGGCTACCATAACTTCCACCATATTTTTGAACACGACTATCGCAACGGTATTCGGTGGTGGCATTACGACCCAACCAAATGGATGATTAACGGCTTTGCCGCCGTGGGCCTAGCGACCGAGCTACGCCAAGTGCCTGAAGAGAAGATTGAAGCGGCCAAGCTACAAATGCAGTTAAAGCAAACGCAGAAAAAACTTGCGCGGATGCCGAATGCAGAACAGTTGATGTCACAATTGCAGCATGAATATGAGCAGCTCAAGCAACATTTGGCCGATTACTATCGCGTAAAGAAGGCAGCTTTAGAAGCAAAAGGGCAACAGCTAAAAGAGCAAGATTTACATCAACAAGCAGCCTTATTACGGCAAAAATTCTACCAGCAGCTAAAACGCTGGCAGCAATTCACCGCCCAAATAGCATAA
- the fabR gene encoding HTH-type transcriptional repressor FabR, which translates to MGVRAQQKEKTRRALVDAAFNQLSAERSFSSLSLREVAREANIAPTSFYRHFKDMNELGMTMVDEGGLALRQMMRKGRQRADAGGSVIRISVETFMEVLDSNPNVFRILLHERSGTSAQFRAAVEREIDHFISELSHFIEETANRNIDLARVQAEALVILVFNAGAAALDMKRADRKLLAERLITQLRMVVKGAEALQQRMEHPEHRTRLQDR; encoded by the coding sequence ATGGGCGTAAGAGCACAGCAAAAAGAGAAAACACGTCGTGCATTAGTGGATGCCGCATTTAATCAATTAAGTGCCGAACGTAGTTTTTCCAGCTTGAGCTTGCGAGAGGTCGCCCGTGAGGCAAATATTGCCCCTACTTCCTTCTATCGCCACTTTAAAGATATGAATGAATTGGGCATGACCATGGTGGATGAGGGTGGCTTAGCTCTGCGGCAGATGATGCGTAAAGGGCGCCAACGTGCCGATGCGGGTGGAAGTGTGATTCGTATATCGGTGGAAACCTTTATGGAAGTGCTGGATTCCAATCCCAACGTGTTTCGTATTTTGCTGCACGAACGTTCGGGCACTTCTGCACAATTTCGTGCTGCGGTAGAGCGCGAGATTGACCACTTTATTTCGGAGCTATCGCACTTCATTGAAGAAACGGCTAACCGTAACATTGACCTTGCGCGAGTGCAGGCCGAAGCGTTAGTGATTTTGGTGTTTAACGCAGGCGCCGCCGCGTTAGATATGAAGCGGGCGGATCGCAAACTGTTAGCTGAGCGCTTGATTACTCAGTTGCGCATGGTGGTTAAAGGGGCAGAAGCCTTGCAGCAGCGTATGGAACATCCTGAACATCGTACGCGGCTACAAGACCGTTAA
- the trmA gene encoding tRNA (uridine(54)-C5)-methyltransferase TrmA yields MKLSSMDPALYPQQLAEKQQSLTQAFAPFSAPTLEVFASAPAHYRMRAEFRVWHDGDDLYFCVFDQELKTNQRCDQFLPASELINEMMLELVEELKPNMVLRHKLFQVDFLSTLSGEILVSLLYHRQLGEDWLAEAETLKQRLSQRFKVDIIGRARKQKHVLHREFVVEQLSVNGRQYTYQQVENSFTQPNAKVAEKMLEWALDCTQNSQGDLLELYCGNGNFSVALAQNFNKVLATELAKPSVESAQYNISANKIENLQIIRMSAEDFSDAITGKREFKRLGDIDLQSYQCNTIFVDPPRAGLDQATLAMVQGYEHILYISCNPETLANNLEQLSQTHQIVRFAMFDQFPYTEHVEAGVMLSRKPA; encoded by the coding sequence ATGAAACTCTCATCAATGGATCCAGCACTGTATCCACAGCAATTAGCTGAAAAGCAGCAATCGCTGACACAGGCGTTTGCGCCTTTTTCTGCGCCAACGTTGGAAGTATTTGCATCAGCGCCGGCCCATTATCGTATGCGAGCAGAGTTTCGCGTGTGGCACGACGGTGATGACCTTTATTTCTGCGTTTTTGATCAGGAACTGAAAACCAATCAGCGCTGTGATCAGTTTCTGCCTGCAAGCGAACTGATCAATGAGATGATGCTGGAGCTGGTTGAAGAACTTAAACCCAATATGGTGTTGCGCCACAAATTGTTCCAAGTAGATTTTCTCTCCACGCTTTCTGGCGAGATTTTGGTGTCGCTGCTTTATCATCGTCAACTGGGTGAAGATTGGTTGGCTGAAGCAGAAACACTTAAACAACGTTTATCGCAACGGTTCAAAGTCGATATTATTGGTCGCGCCCGCAAACAGAAGCACGTGTTGCACCGCGAGTTTGTTGTTGAGCAACTGAGTGTGAATGGTCGCCAATATACCTATCAACAAGTCGAAAACAGCTTTACTCAGCCAAACGCTAAAGTGGCTGAGAAGATGTTGGAATGGGCGCTCGACTGTACCCAAAACAGTCAAGGCGACCTGCTTGAGCTTTACTGTGGTAACGGCAACTTCTCGGTAGCCTTGGCGCAAAACTTCAATAAAGTATTAGCGACCGAGTTGGCCAAGCCATCGGTAGAATCGGCACAATACAATATTTCCGCCAATAAGATTGAAAACCTGCAGATCATTCGTATGTCGGCGGAAGATTTTAGTGACGCAATTACCGGTAAGCGTGAATTTAAACGTTTAGGTGACATCGACCTGCAAAGCTATCAGTGCAACACCATCTTTGTCGACCCACCACGTGCTGGGTTAGATCAAGCGACTCTAGCGATGGTGCAGGGCTATGAGCACATCCTTTATATCTCGTGTAACCCTGAGACACTGGCGAACAACCTAGAACAGTTAAGCCAAACTCACCAGATAGTTCGCTTTGCTATGTTTGATCAGTTTCCCTACACAGAACACGTGGAAGCTGGGGTAATGCTGAGCCGAAAACCAGCCTAA